The following coding sequences lie in one Spirochaetota bacterium genomic window:
- the pbpC gene encoding penicillin-binding protein 1C: MQWCTIFSNYRPYYIIQVIACFFCVAIVTYIAIPYRQSYLATHTRVPITIYDRNGTVLMEIARDKSGLAQYIDLKKIPEEFIALLLFSEDRKFYTHIGVSPSAIARAIYQNIKAMRVVSGGSTITQQLVKSKKEILRNTILTKILEIIEAIRLEMHFTKKEILAAYINEVYLGNNIYGFEKASQCYFGKSFTDCNLLEVAFLISIVKAPGRYNPYKKPEIIVQNAKSLLQKANESGFLHISPAELNTYMQKKISLQYTDQNITAPLFCLYVLSQARKLFPDKDIVDTYTTLDVHLYKNILSVMKNSLDIIRDSNASHAAMVMIDNSTMEILVMIGSVDFFDYEKGQVDATLIRRQTASTMKPFAYALALDKEIFHTSSILPDVYTQFYSKVGTYIPKNFSQSYHGPVRLAKALGCSYNIPAVYVVNAVGLVPFYNFLKEIGFDSITRSPSHYGLGIVLGNADVSLIELANAYTIFPRNGIFSKAVAVTRIKDAKGTIYNVQKTTPKRLLKSSTCFLISHILSDYSYKVDAFGVQSAINFPFPFAVKTGTSKDFHDNFIVGYNNRYTIGIWVGNLYNKPMYNLPAVSGAGIVLKDVLLYLWNTGYEFPPFKPISKIKETMICKLSGMVAGKFCHDTYTEYYDEDNFPTCKCTWHSNNTTVVPVEYTEWAKEKKMLCEQSKELKIIFPLNGSVFKIEKAVRKNIQAIPLKAQTPGKNIRWYVNGNLVGTGNEVIWRLIKGEHTITINNNGQMDSVRIRVIE; encoded by the coding sequence ATGCAATGGTGTACTATATTCAGTAACTATCGCCCATACTATATTATACAGGTTATTGCTTGCTTTTTTTGCGTGGCGATAGTTACTTATATAGCAATCCCATATAGACAATCCTACCTTGCCACACATACACGAGTGCCAATTACTATCTATGACAGAAACGGCACAGTGCTGATGGAGATAGCAAGGGATAAAAGTGGCCTTGCACAGTATATAGATTTAAAAAAAATTCCTGAAGAATTTATTGCACTGTTATTGTTTTCTGAAGATAGAAAATTTTATACACACATTGGTGTTTCACCTTCTGCAATTGCCAGAGCGATTTATCAAAACATCAAAGCTATGCGTGTTGTATCCGGTGGCTCTACCATTACCCAGCAGCTTGTAAAATCAAAAAAAGAAATCCTGAGGAATACCATTTTAACAAAGATATTAGAAATAATAGAAGCAATACGATTGGAAATGCATTTTACAAAAAAGGAGATTCTTGCTGCATATATAAATGAGGTGTATTTGGGGAACAATATATATGGGTTTGAAAAAGCAAGCCAGTGTTATTTTGGTAAGTCATTTACCGATTGCAATCTTCTTGAAGTGGCCTTTCTTATATCCATTGTAAAAGCACCAGGACGATATAATCCTTATAAAAAACCCGAAATAATTGTGCAGAATGCAAAAAGCCTTTTGCAAAAAGCAAATGAATCAGGCTTTTTGCATATATCCCCTGCTGAATTAAATACTTATATGCAAAAAAAAATTTCATTGCAGTATACTGATCAAAACATTACTGCACCACTTTTTTGCTTATATGTGCTGTCACAGGCCAGGAAGCTTTTTCCCGATAAAGATATTGTAGATACATATACCACGCTTGATGTACATCTTTATAAAAATATCTTATCTGTTATGAAAAACTCATTGGATATTATACGAGATAGCAATGCATCGCATGCAGCCATGGTGATGATTGATAATTCTACCATGGAAATTTTAGTAATGATTGGCTCAGTTGATTTTTTTGACTATGAAAAAGGTCAGGTAGATGCTACGCTGATCAGACGGCAGACCGCTTCAACCATGAAGCCATTTGCTTATGCGCTTGCTCTTGATAAAGAAATATTCCATACTTCAAGTATTTTACCTGATGTGTATACACAGTTTTATTCAAAGGTTGGTACATATATACCAAAAAACTTCAGTCAGAGTTATCATGGACCCGTTCGTCTGGCAAAAGCATTGGGATGTTCGTATAATATACCTGCAGTATATGTGGTTAATGCAGTAGGCCTTGTACCATTTTATAATTTCCTGAAAGAAATAGGTTTTGATTCCATAACCCGTTCGCCTTCACATTATGGATTAGGGATAGTGCTGGGTAATGCTGATGTCAGCTTGATAGAGCTTGCAAATGCATATACTATATTTCCACGAAATGGTATATTTTCAAAAGCTGTAGCTGTTACCAGAATAAAGGATGCTAAAGGCACTATCTATAATGTACAAAAAACTACCCCAAAACGTTTGTTGAAATCATCAACCTGTTTTTTAATATCACATATTCTATCTGACTATTCATATAAAGTAGATGCATTTGGAGTACAATCAGCAATTAATTTTCCCTTTCCTTTTGCTGTTAAGACAGGTACCTCAAAGGATTTTCATGATAATTTTATTGTCGGTTATAATAATAGATATACCATTGGGATATGGGTAGGTAACCTTTATAATAAGCCCATGTACAACCTACCCGCAGTATCAGGAGCAGGGATAGTATTAAAAGATGTACTTTTGTATTTATGGAATACAGGATATGAGTTCCCACCATTTAAACCTATAAGCAAGATTAAAGAAACAATGATATGTAAATTATCAGGAATGGTTGCAGGTAAATTTTGCCATGATACGTATACCGAATATTATGATGAGGATAACTTCCCCACTTGTAAGTGCACATGGCACTCCAATAATACAACTGTTGTGCCTGTTGAATATACAGAATGGGCAAAAGAGAAAAAAATGCTTTGTGAACAATCAAAAGAATTAAAAATTATCTTTCCTCTCAATGGTTCAGTATTTAAAATAGAAAAGGCTGTACGGAAAAATATTCAGGCTATACCGTTAAAAGCTCAAACACCTGGAAAGAATATTAGGTGGTATGTGAATGGGAATCTGGTAGGAACTGGTAATGAAGTAATATGGAGGCTTATAAAAGGTGAACATACTATTACAATTAACAACAATGGGCAAATGGATAGTGTAAGAATCAGAGTGATAGAATAG